CAGCCGCCGGACCCCGGACCCAGCGCGCCCGCACCATGGCCGGACCCAGCCTCGCCTGCTGCCTGCTCGGCCTCCTGGCTCTGACCTCCGCCTGCTACATCCAGAACTGTCCCCTGGGCGGCAAGCGGGCCGTGCTGGACCTCGACGTACGCAAGGTGAGCGCCCAGCCCTAGTCCCGCGGCGCTTGAGGCTGGGCAACCCGCAGCCACAGGGTCGCCCCTGCCGCTCCCTTTCCCGCGCTGACCCCGCGCCGGCCCctcctggcctgggaaccaagggaGCCGAGTAGCTTTTGAGTCCCCTCCTTCGACCGCTTCTGGGGCCCAAAGAGCGCCAGGGAGACCCCGAACCTCCGGCGCTCCTCTGCCCTGTCCTCCCCGACCCGGCTCAGCCCCCCGCCCCGCAGGGTCTCCCTCCCGGGCCCGGTCCCCTCCCCGCCCGCGGCTCACCCCCGCCCTCCCGCCAGTGTCTCCCCTGCGGCCCCGGGGGCAAAGGCCGCTGCTTCGGGCCCAGCATCTGCTGCGGGGACGAGCTGGGCTGCTTCATGGGCACGGCCGAGGCGCTGCGCTGCCAGGAGGAGAACTACCTGCCGTCGCCCTGCCAGTCGGGC
This DNA window, taken from Balaenoptera ricei isolate mBalRic1 chromosome 15, mBalRic1.hap2, whole genome shotgun sequence, encodes the following:
- the OXT gene encoding oxytocin-neurophysin 1, producing the protein MAGPSLACCLLGLLALTSACYIQNCPLGGKRAVLDLDVRKCLPCGPGGKGRCFGPSICCGDELGCFMGTAEALRCQEENYLPSPCQSGQKPCGSGGRCAAAGICCSPDGCRGDPACDPEAAFSQL